From a region of the Fischerella sp. JS2 genome:
- the cax gene encoding calcium/proton exchanger: MSRKDALLLRMLIFVPICLILSRLDVNPLLVFIMAGLAIIPLAAWIANFTEAIATRIGPTFGGLLNATFGNATEMIVSVVALQAGLIEVVKASLIGSIMANLLLGLGFALFLGGLHVQKQPFRLNAENLGTVARVNASMLNLVVVFLLAPTAIEITSITLYLETTNGFSYIASALMLICYILMLLFSMKTHSYLYGLDEDAEPESYGSEARGLYKLKLHIGLLLATTIVLLFVSEVLVSSLEEAIATTGVTELFTGVILIPMFGAAVEIITCGICGTKNKVELASSVAIGSSLQIAMFVTPILVFAGLIMGKPMNLDFDNFTVLGLGIAVLMTNSVKTDRRANWLEGILLLITYAMLAAAFFLHPSLAG; this comes from the coding sequence ATGTCCCGTAAAGATGCATTACTTTTACGGATGCTGATTTTTGTACCCATTTGCTTAATTTTGAGCAGACTGGATGTTAATCCATTGCTTGTCTTTATCATGGCAGGTTTGGCAATTATTCCTTTAGCAGCTTGGATTGCCAACTTTACAGAAGCGATCGCTACTCGTATTGGCCCTACCTTTGGCGGTTTGCTTAACGCAACTTTTGGCAATGCAACTGAAATGATTGTCTCCGTAGTCGCCCTCCAAGCCGGACTGATAGAAGTAGTCAAAGCTAGTTTAATCGGCTCAATCATGGCAAACCTATTATTAGGTTTAGGTTTTGCTCTCTTCTTAGGGGGATTGCATGTCCAGAAGCAACCTTTTCGCCTGAATGCAGAAAATCTTGGTACAGTTGCTAGAGTAAATGCTTCTATGCTCAACTTGGTAGTTGTTTTTTTGCTGGCTCCAACTGCAATTGAGATTACCTCTATTACTTTGTACCTGGAAACAACTAATGGTTTTTCTTATATTGCATCAGCACTCATGCTCATCTGTTACATCTTGATGTTGCTGTTCTCAATGAAAACCCATAGCTATCTTTACGGATTAGATGAGGATGCTGAACCTGAAAGCTACGGTAGCGAAGCTAGAGGATTATATAAATTAAAACTCCACATTGGACTGCTTCTGGCAACAACAATAGTTCTGTTATTTGTCTCGGAAGTACTTGTAAGTAGTTTAGAAGAGGCGATCGCTACCACAGGTGTAACAGAACTTTTTACTGGAGTCATTCTGATTCCTATGTTTGGTGCAGCAGTTGAAATCATTACCTGTGGCATTTGCGGCACCAAAAATAAGGTCGAGTTAGCATCCTCAGTCGCGATCGGCTCCAGCCTGCAAATTGCTATGTTTGTAACTCCAATCTTAGTTTTTGCTGGTCTGATTATGGGTAAACCAATGAACTTGGACTTTGACAACTTTACAGTCTTGGGGTTGGGCATTGCAGTTTTAATGACAAACTCCGTCAAAACCGACAGACGCGCTAACTGGCTAGAGGGAATATTACTGTTGATAACTTATGCTATGCTAGCCGCTGCTTTCTTCCTGCATCCTTCTTTAGCAGGCTAA
- a CDS encoding universal stress protein — MFQRILVALDNSETSQHVFEEALSIAKVTHARLMLLHVLSDLEIGYPNVKNLDEHLDKWEEYSKKGLELLQTRQNIANYTGVNTGFTQIPGSAPSTICNLAKSWKADLIVVGHQKMSHFQELARGSVSNYVMHYAPCSILTIQPT, encoded by the coding sequence ATGTTCCAAAGAATTTTAGTGGCATTAGATAACTCAGAAACGAGTCAACATGTTTTTGAAGAAGCACTGTCGATTGCTAAAGTAACCCATGCACGCTTGATGCTACTACATGTTTTGTCGGATTTAGAAATTGGCTATCCAAATGTCAAAAATCTAGATGAACATTTAGATAAATGGGAAGAGTACAGTAAAAAGGGACTAGAACTATTACAAACTCGTCAAAATATTGCCAATTACACAGGTGTCAATACTGGTTTCACTCAAATCCCTGGATCTGCTCCCTCCACCATCTGCAATTTGGCTAAGTCTTGGAAGGCTGACTTGATTGTAGTTGGACATCAAAAAATGTCTCACTTCCAAGAATTAGCTCGGGGAAGCGTTAGTAATTACGTTATGCATTACGCACCATGTTCAATTTTAACCATACAACCAACATAG
- a CDS encoding universal stress protein — MLHRILVPIASFDSVGKFIFQEALELAQATRANLRLLHVLSLDDKDTPGILSLMNTSESKKRWEEFEKPGLDLLKSFANEAIAAGVSTEYSQILGSPSRIICETAKTWEADLIVMGRRGITGISEFILGSVSNYVTHHAPCSVLVVQSSTSDESENFKETELANISSR, encoded by the coding sequence ATGCTACACAGAATACTAGTTCCAATTGCTAGTTTTGACAGCGTCGGCAAGTTCATTTTTCAGGAAGCACTCGAGCTAGCACAAGCAACCAGAGCAAACCTGAGATTACTGCATGTTCTATCTTTGGATGACAAAGATACCCCTGGGATATTGTCATTAATGAATACTTCAGAAAGCAAGAAACGCTGGGAAGAGTTTGAGAAGCCTGGTTTGGATCTACTCAAATCTTTTGCAAATGAAGCAATTGCAGCAGGTGTATCAACTGAGTATTCTCAAATTTTAGGTAGTCCTAGCCGTATTATTTGCGAAACAGCTAAAACCTGGGAGGCTGATTTAATCGTAATGGGGCGTCGGGGAATTACAGGAATTAGTGAATTTATTTTAGGTAGTGTCAGCAACTATGTCACTCATCATGCACCTTGCTCAGTACTAGTAGTACAATCTTCAACTTCAGATGAATCTGAAAATTTCAAAGAAACTGAATTGGCAAATATCTCCTCAAGATAA